ACTCAACTCAACGGATCAAAGGTTGAATCACAAATTTGTGGTATATCTACCCAGAAAGAAACACACACACAGGGAAATGGCTTATGGCACAGGGAAAATTAAACTTTTTGGGTCAGACAGGTTTTTTGGAATCACATTCGGGTGATATAGGTCAGACATGTTTTTTAGAATCACATTCGGGTGATATAGGTCaggattcaattaattttttaaatcattctaAGCAAGGTATATCATACAGattaaaaactgatattttaCTTTCAACGGCCTTAGTATATATGCAAGACAAATATGGAATTTTGCATGAATGTAGAGTTTTATTGGATTCAGGTTCACAGTCAAATTTTATATCactttcattttttgaaaaattacaattACGGGCAGATAAGGTACACATTCCGGTTTAAAGGTTTAGGTCAAGGTATAACAAACATTTCTCAGGCATTAAATGGGACACTTTTATCAAAGTTTAGCAATTATCAAACAAATGCATTTTTATTGGTAATTGATAAAATTTCTGACAATTTACCAACTTCGGATTTAAACTTGGATTTtataaatattcctaaaaacATTGTACTTGCAGATGAAACATTTGGGGTTTCAAAACAAATTAATGTATTACTGGGAGCATCAGTTTTTTGGCAATTATTATGTGTGAGTCAGATAAACTTGGCAAAGATCAACCAATTCTCCAAAAAACTAAGTTGGGATGGGTTATTTCAGGGCTAGTTAGTCAATCAATTAAGGTTAGCAACAATTCAGTGGTATGTAATTTTTCGTCTAATGTTTTGGAAAaccaaattgaaaaattttggttAATAGAAGAATTTGTTGCAAAAAAGGTTATGTCCAAGGAGGACCTTTATTGTCAAGAGTTGTTTGAAGCTAGCACGATTAAAAATGAAAACGgtcattttgttgttaaattaccAACTAGGTCAAACATTTCTGACTTAGGAGATTCTTATAGTAATGAACTAAAAAGATTTcaattattggaaaataaattaaataaaatttggaaatgaaaattaaataccatgagtTTATGCAGGAATATATCCAGTTGGGTCACATGTCAAAGGTTAAAGATAAAACTGACTTCAATTCAGAAACACCCAACTACTATCTTCCACATCATGGAGTTTTAAAGGAAACGTCTTTAACTACAAAATTAAGGGTAGTGTTTGATGGGTCAGCTAGAACTGACAGTGGTTTGTCATTAAATGATGTTCTAATGGTCGGACCAAAATTATAAGATGATTTAATGTGCATTCTTCTTCGTTTTTGAAAACATAATGTAGTTATAGCTTCAGACATCGAAAAGATGTATCGACAGGTTTTTGTTTGCAAAACTCAGCAAAAACTACAACAAATATTATGGAGGTTTTCGGATGAACAACCAATTGAGACATACAAGCTGAAAACGCTAACATATGGGACCGCTCCAGCAGCATTTTTGGCTATAAGAAGCTTACAACAATTAGCTCATGAGAATCAATTGAACCTGCCTCTAGCTTCCCAGgtgattttaaaggatttttatgtTGATGATTTGCTTACAGGAGGGAGTTCAATTGAAGAAGTAAAATCATTAAAGgatgaattaaataatattttgtgcaCAGCAGGATTTTCACTTAGAAAATGGGTATCAAACAAACCTGAAATTTTCGATGAGGATATTCAAATAAAGGGAGACATTGAACATTATCTTGCAGATGATGTTACAACAAAAACATTAGGGCTTTATTGGAACTCAAAGATAGATTCGCTtcaatataaaatcaattttttaattacACAAAGGTTAGCAAAAGAACAGTTCTGTCTTTAGTTTCACAGATATTTGATCCTCTTGGACTAGTAGGGCCAGTTATAATTAAagctaaataaatattgcaatcactatggcaattaaaattaaaccaaataTGAACCGGATATGAACCAAAGTTATTAAACACTTCAAAATTGTGGTGGAATGGGCCACCATGGTTAGCTTCTCATAAATTGTCTTGGCCTACTAAGGCTTTGTTAAATTCACACATTTCTATCATACCTGACCAGAAGGTAATTCAAACATTTATATCAGCTGTGCAATTTGCTGAAATTTGGAACCGATTTTCCAGCTTAGCTAAATTGCAGCGTGTTTTTGCATATATACTTCGGTTTGTCACCAATTGTAAATCATCTAATAATAAGACAACGGGTCCTTTTACTGTAGATGAAAAAGAAAGAAGTTTTTTCTGTTTGGTATATATGGCACAAAATGAAGTATTTCATCaggaaatacaaacaataaaaaaatcaaaaccaataCATAAATCGAGTAAAATCTTATCATTAAATCCTTTTCTTGATGATAAAGGACTATTACGAGTTGGTGGACGTCTTCAAAAGTCAGAATTGTCTTTTGACCAGAAGCATCCAATCATACTCCCGAACGGCCATGTATTAACTAAACTTATAGTGATATCGTATCATCATAAATACTTGCATGCAGGTCCACAAGCATTGCTATTAataattcgtttaaaattttggttattatctggACGTAGCACGGTTAGGCACATTCTGCATAAATGTGTTACTTGCTTTCGTGTCAAACCTACATTGCTTGTACCTCTTATGGGAGATTTACCTAAATCTAGACTTCTGCCTACAAGGCCATTTTATAATTGTGGTGTAGATTATGGGGGTCCCTTTGAATTGAAAACAAGCTATTTACGCAATTGTAAAGTAGTTAAAtgctatatatgtatttttacatgttttacaACAAGGGCGACACATATTGAACTTGTATATGATTTAAGTACTAAAGCATTCTTAAATTCATTTAAACGTTTCATTGCTAGAAGAGGTCTATGTTAAAATATGTATTCTGATAATGGAACTAACTTCGTTGGGGCAAATAATCATTTGCAGGAGTTATATTCATTTATGAATGATGCAAAggtaaaatcaaattttttagattatttttcggaACACAAGATTCATTGGCATTTTATTCCAGCTCACTCACCACATTTTGGTAGCATCTGGGAATCAACTGTAAAATCGGTAAAGTTTCATATACGAAGGGTAAtgtgtaataataaatttacatatGACGAAATGTATACTTTATTGACGCAAATTGAGTCTCTCCTAAATTCCCGTCCTTTATTACCTCTGTCGGAAAGTCCAGAAGACCTTGGTGTACTCACCCCTGGACATTTTCTAATTGGAGCACCACTTGTAGCACTGCCACAAGAAGAGCTAACTGAAATAAATCAGAATAAGTTGAAACGGTATCATCACCTGACTCAGATAATTCAGAATTTTTGGGTACGCTGGTCACGTGAGTACCTCTCTTCACTTCAGCAGCGAACCAAATGGAGAACAGCAGCTGCCGACGTGAAAATTGGATCATTGGTTATTATTCAAGAGGATGGTCTTCCTTCTACTAAATGGGAATTGGGTAGAATATTGCAACTACATGCTGGGACAGATAATGTTGTGCGGGTTGTGACTGTGCGTACTTCTAAAGGTGAATTCAAAAGGCCTTGTGTAAAGTTAGCCGTCCTGCCAATGGATGAACAATAATGGTTATGGTTTACAAGAAGCGTTGTTTGAAAGGCATCACTTAAGCCTTTCAAGGGGGCGGCAAGTTCAGCAGTCAACAGTGCAAGAGCCGTCCCTGCACGGACCACAGGGCGCATGCATCGAACACTAGCGACAACGACACCACGCGTAGCTGTCGAGCAATAAGAAGACAttcttttttggttttgttaattttaagtttttataaaattattataataaaagtgttaaagtcagaataaatatttttatacaaggaatacagtccacaatacttctgaaggctcagaaataaaaactttattcaaCTACTGTTACGTCCTGTACAATATCTGTTCTGGTACACTCTGTGTTTATTGCATAGTATTTGTGGGCTTGTAGGAAATTAACCAaggtttctcctctctcatttctaactctAGAGCCGAATTGTCATCGTATACATGCTGTgataattttttcataaaattcgAATTTTATATAATTCGTAACTAGAAATCCTACGCTATCTAGGCTTTGTCTTTCTCGCCCTTTGTAATATAGGGCGTTACCGGACTCTAGTGTTATGCACTCTTCCCCTTTTTACTTTTTCTAGACCAATTATGTCCCATTTTAAGTCCTCGATGTCTTCTTCGAGTTCGTAGACTTTTTCATCTTTACTTATGGACCTTATATTTAGAGTTGCGATGTGATCTTGTGAtttttagcgatttcttgcttcCCCCAGATTCCATGAAGCTGCCCTTTTTTTCCAAAGACGTGGAATTTTCAGGAAAAAACCTGGAGGTTTTTTTAGCCTTAAAACACCACGCTAGCTAAACGGCTTGGTGAGtgattttatacaatccctaaaatcaagggattgccacttccgccatccacaccgcaccgaaggtattcttctccgccgtggctGCCGCTGTGGACTTCATCCATGACCCTAGACAAGGGACCCTAGGCAGGTACTAGCAGGAGCAaaacggagtttatgaaatttttTGAGCAGACTGAGTAACTTTACATATAAGTATAAGAGAATTTACACTACTTTAAGTATGTCTTTTACTGCATACCAGTACAGCTCTAGTTttctattattaaatattattaaagctcaataaaataaatatttacagaaaccacaactttatttaattaaaattaatgaaaGTTGTTTTCATACAAATAATATAACCACAAGGGAATAGTTTCAAATTGTTTTACACAtctgtcaaataactgtcaaagttaaacttgataattaaaagttctcctattaatttttaataattgtgtgtatattaaacagtatttaatagttatattacaattaattagtattcaaaattcccattgatgtagccaacgagtaaacattaccttgtgatgtgataattcgaattattttgtgtgttatggaaaaagcaattattattggactatatattattatattcaactgaagtaaaactgcagatacaggtaactgttatattcctattattttatccacagtgtcctaataggacgactgttgcaatactaaaaattaagtgaagtgtttttggtatccaggaacactcacaaaaatgaactcaaatcaaaacctcacaactccacaagtcctccccacaaaatcatatgtcgctgctactttatccaaaccaccacctcctactttcccacgtaaggagcaagccattttaatgcacgctattccaaatactgttttatttgactatgttaaagctataggggacattgttatcccaaaaaacattacctttgcatcacgtattccaaataaccgcatctgtatttatctttcctcgcctacagttgtcgataaccttctaaaaacacatcaaaatatctctatcaactctacagtagttcccatcagaagacttatcaccccagctaaacgccttcttatatctaacgtatctccttcaattccacattccataattgagaaagcccttaaagatattggattacagctggtctctcctgtgtcatttgtgaaatgtggtgcactcggagaaggttatgcacacataatgagcttccgaagagtaacgtatattatccccgataaagagaacttttcaatagatagaaacttcgttattacatacgaaaacacaccttatagaatatttatttctacggataaattgcattgttttttatgtaaagaggtcggacataccgctgactcatgtaccaataatccaactactttttctcaaactgaactaccccatctagagccctctacatctgaaattactgatataatttctgacgtaaacactcctgttcaatcagacctaactactttaaattgcacagaaacccacactgaaatagatactgaaactatacacccatcaattccacccacacaaggacaaaaaagagctatatcaacagacagcaattctgatattccttctctattatcttcagcaagtacacccgaaccatcgtctaaccaaatgcttcctccgttatccacaaacacaaacactatctccaaacctcacaagaaaaaagcaaaaactacaaaatcagaggaacataatctaacagctagttcactacaatccgtagcggccatttataaaaataatccatctggtttaactttgaccgagactcagtttattgctttcctagaaaatacacatggtaatcctagtccacttaatgaagcttttgtttttacgtcaaatattgaaggactattacaagacataacagttctccattcagaaactaaggaaagatcccttaaaaatcgacttacgagacttcaaaagaaaatcaaaagacagctaaactcagatgactctgataatatcagcgtctcatctgaactcctaaccgatgatgaaaccaaaatccttatctcccaacagccagaacaaccatctcagttgccccttaccccttcaactcaagattcaccttcaatttaatccaatggaactgcgatgggttctttccccgtattgaaagaatccaacaactagtgacagaaaaacaacccgatatcatatgtctacaagaaacgaactcaaaaatatctaagcttcccacactaaaaaagttcgaaggatatcattatatcagaactaattgtgacagagccagtggtgggacatctatttttatttcaagtgaaatatattcatcccatcttctcatcaccaccgaactcgaggctatcgccgtaactacttggtgtcctaataaacttacgatatgcagtgtttacattcctcctaactacccccttaaagaaattgaaattctaaatcttatatatcagctccccgttccatatattctagtaggtgacttcaatgctcataactttatgtgggggtcaaaccatactaatggcaaaggtaaaactatagaaaacgttatcaattgcacaggctcctgtctactaaatacaggctctaatacgcatctgaacttttcctctggcacattttcggcgatagatcttagttttagcgacccaaaaacatatacttcactaacttggaaaacttccgatgatctatatgacagcaaccactttccaatatttgtatcatctgatatctccaaccatgaacaaactataaccagaaacttctggcggctaaaaaatgccgactggatagactatacttcacaaacagataacaccttaccttctctatccctatccgacaatattaacaataatctattattaatcacagattccatacttaaagctgcaaatttgcacataggcaaaaatagtatttcccataaaagaaaggcagtaccttggtggaatacatcttgccaaactgcaacagaacaacaaaaattagctcttaaaaattaccgtaaaaacaaaaatctggagaatcttattgaactaaagaaaactagagccaaagcccgatttattataaaacaaagtaaaaaatcatcttggagagaatatgtatcctctattaattcaaacaccaatccggcggacctctggaaaaagattaggcaaatccaaggaaacaacaccaacctcaaaatctctagtattgctgtaaataacactacaatcactgacaatcgagaaatcggtgaaaccctagcaacgcacttcgacactaaattcaaaagtaaaatagatgcctccttacgaaaaccattacctaacaccccaccctgttcctcacccgaaacaataatggacatcacacatcttaattctccctttctttttgaagaactagtatcagttattcaaacttgtaaaaacaatgccgctggtcctgacgacattccttacatattaatcaaaaagctctcaaactgtagcctactcaaaatacttgagatgtataatttaatctggtcatctaaccaatttcccaatcaatggcaaacctctatcgtaatacctattaaaaagcctaa
The window above is part of the Diabrotica undecimpunctata isolate CICGRU unplaced genomic scaffold, icDiaUnde3 ctg00001047.1, whole genome shotgun sequence genome. Proteins encoded here:
- the LOC140431471 gene encoding uncharacterized protein, which gives rise to MYRQVFVCKTQQKLQQILWRFSDEQPIETYKLKTLTYGTAPAAFLAIRSLQQLAHENQLNLPLASQVILKDFYVDDLLTGGSSIEEVKSLKDELNNILCTAGFSLRKWVSNKPEIFDEDIQIKGDIEHYLADDVTTKTLGLYWNSKIDSLQYKINFLITQRLAKEQFCL